CGAAAGCACCGATCCCGTAGCCGCGGCGGTCTCCGTGGCCGCCTCCGCGAGGGTGGAGACGCCTTCGTCCATCATCACCGGAACATCCGCGCGGGCGGCCACGCGGCGCGACGCCGCGGTCTGGCCGGCGGCGAGCGGCTGCTCGATCAGGCTCACGCCGAGATCCCGGAGCGCGGGAAGGTAGCGGATGCACTCCGCCTCCGACCAGGCCTGGTTGACGTCGGCCACCATCGGCGTGCCCTCCGGCAGCGCCTTCTGGAGCGCGGCGAGCCGCGCGAGGTCGGTGGCGGGGTCGGCAAAGCCCAGCTTGATCTTGAAGCGCCGGAACCAGCCGCGCGCGATCATCGCCTGCGCTTCGTCGACCTCCTGCGCGGCATCGCCGGAGGCCAGTGCCCAGATCGCGTCAAAGGAGGTCCGGACGGCACCGCCGAGCAGGATATGCGCCGGAACGTCGAGCGTCTTGCCCATGGCGTCGAGCAGGGCCATGTCGACGGCGGATTTGGCGGTGAAGTTGCGCTTCGCCGCGCGGTCCATGCGCAGGCTCGCCTCCTCGGCGAGACAGGCGGGATGGCCGATCAGCGCGGGCGCGAGATAGGCGTCGATATTGGCCTTCATCGCCTCGACGCTTTCCTCCGCCCAGCGGGGCCCGCCGAGGGTCGATCCCTCCCCGTATCCGGTCACGCCGTTCTCGAGCTCCACGGCCACGAAGATATAGCCCTGATGGC
The nucleotide sequence above comes from Celeribacter indicus. Encoded proteins:
- a CDS encoding muconate/chloromuconate family cycloisomerase, which produces MTSSPGTPVPASTVFPETDLRRATAIRRITARIVEAPTTRKHKLSNTSVSHQGYIFVAVELENGVTGYGEGSTLGGPRWAEESVEAMKANIDAYLAPALIGHPACLAEEASLRMDRAAKRNFTAKSAVDMALLDAMGKTLDVPAHILLGGAVRTSFDAIWALASGDAAQEVDEAQAMIARGWFRRFKIKLGFADPATDLARLAALQKALPEGTPMVADVNQAWSEAECIRYLPALRDLGVSLIEQPLAAGQTAASRRVAARADVPVMMDEGVSTLAEAATETAAATGSVLSLKLCKHGSARNLKRVAGIAAAGGVQLYGGCLLESSIGAAGHLHVFATLPRLEWGTEQFGPKILVEDLVTEGLRYEAFQVHLPEGPGLGITPDHDIIEKFSRKD